The sequence below is a genomic window from Sparus aurata chromosome 6, fSpaAur1.1, whole genome shotgun sequence.
GCCCTTTTCAGCGCAACAGAGCACGGCGCAAACCTCTGATTCAAACGGATGGATTTTATGCCAAGGAAACCAAGTACAGCCCCACAACCGTTCGTTTTAAAGACTACGGAGAAATGGACGCATGTGGTGGATTTAACGCTCTTTGAATGAACTCATGAGAGATACCTTTTGGATTTTAATGTGAAGCCAAAGGAGTGAAACATTTCCTTCTGGCCCAGTGCTTTGGAGGCTCACAGAATGAATTTGgtcgaagaaaaaaaagtcgAGGGTGAAATCAACTCCTGAACCGGATCGTTAATGGATTTGATATCAAGGCACAACAGGAAGTGGATAGATGCCAGAGATtctgaacttttctttttaaatattttttttgcccACCCATCACAATATAGAGAAGAAGTGAAATTGTAGTTACACATCTCATGTATAGTAGGAATAGTTTGACTTATAAATgtggcaaaaaatattttttctggCAGAATTAGATCGagaagatgagaagattgatacctcGAACTTTTACATATGAATCTACCGCCAATAGCCTGTTAGCTAAGCTTTgcaaaaagactggaaacaggagaaGAGCCAGCCGCGCCCTGTCTAGTGGTAAAAAAGAAACGCCAACCAGCACTTCTTAAGGATGCAATACATTGTCAAAGCAGGGTCACTCCAAACAAatggggggcagcatatcaccagagtaaccgaccactgctgctaactgtagctgccaggAGCTAGCAAGCTCAGTTAGTCGTGGAGCTAGTGGCCATAGCTTCACTGTTAATGGACAGGAATGTGTGTGGCatcttctcatccaactctGGCAGAAAGCAGACAAGTGCATTTTCCAAAACTTGTCTCACATTCTTTTAATATGAAGCTACAGacagcagctagttagctcatcTCGGCTGGAACAGGTTCAAAGCACCAGCCAGGCTTCATCTTAAGGCTTTAAAGCTCATGaattgaaatgtttgtttgtttaatccgctgattaaaaatgaaatgtaaaaggaGAGGTAGTGGTTTTAGCAAGATGCTGGacacttttttcttctctctccagtCTTTGGGCTAAGATAGGCTGACTAACTGCTGGCATTGGCTTCTTATTTAACGGACACACATTATAGTGGGATCAATCTTGTCATCTAACTCTTGGCAGGAATGCAAATAAGCGTGTTTCTCTGGATGTCAAACAGTTTTTGCCTCCAAATTCGTTTAAATCGTTAGCGTAAAGTCTCGGCATAGTTTAGCCCATTTGATAGAAATCCAATGATCAGTTTAGAGCCGTTTGATCTTCAAGCCCTCCTCCTTTTTACTGAAATGTATGCCTTGTTTTTATAATCAGGGCAAGTGGAGAAAAAGCTAAGCGGGCCTTTTGAGGGAAGAGAGCAACAGTTCTAATCTTTGAGGGATGACGATAATTCCCCAACTCAACCTAAGAAATGACTCACTGAAAAGGTCTGCAGTCTGAGCTGTTGAGGCGTTGCTCCGTACACACTATGACATACAAGAAAGACTGAATGAAATCATTTAGTTCATTTAATCTGTGTGTGCGCAggcgtgtgtgtgcgagcatgtgtgtgtgcacgaacGTGTATTTTCTGAAGTGTGCTGACGCACACTCAATGGACCGACTTGCGCGTGTCTCCACGACACCACCACAATGTGTTCACACCTATTGATGTTAATGCTGTCCtcgttgtttttcttctttggttttatcttatttttttccctcatcatcattttttttttgtgcttgtgaGGATGCAAATGTCACTCATAAAGTTTCTATTgtgaaagaaaatagaaaaaaagttaCATTGTTGGGTTTGTTTGCAGTATAGCTTTGATATCTGTTGCTAAGCCCGCATTGACATGGAAAACAGACAACACAGCAAGCTGGGATTTTTGGAGTAAAGTTAAGGGGTGATATGCAAATGGAGGCATACAGTTATTGTGGTTAAGTTGGAaaatcattcaaaataaaacagtatgtcATCGAAGCCTGCTGAAAGGTTTTCACCTTATTTTGCCATTGCCCCCCGCTCACTACTACATGGAATAATAGTAGATCCTTTTAGATTTGTTAGCTTAAATTGTTGGCTCAGTCAAATAACATGAAAACCTACCCCATAGTTTTATATAATCAAGCATACGAACTTGATTCCAAAAAAGGTTGCAACGCCAATTCTCCTTACCGCACTTGTTGCCGGCATCAAACCCAGAATTagtttatttacagtttttgtcagtttgaacattaaagatTCTACAAGGATTTCCATCTGTTAGCGTGTGCATTTGTTCTGAAAGCAAAAACATATCtcaaaaggtgcaatatttaagaattttattcgaaaatgttttttttatataaaagtaCCAACGCAAATTATCGACAGAATGTCGACAAATTACAATTTTGAGGTTATGATGCGttgcattgtgttgcagagacatctactgaagttagcatactaaccagtTAGCCCTGGCTCTTCCAAGTCGTACACTCCTGTGCTAGTAGTGTAAACACTAACTCTCTGCTGGTGCTCTTAGTCCAGACCACTTCATGCACGGCTAGCTGAGCCgtctagcagcagttagtggtaacttttgtgatatgctgccccctttttgtttttgagtacAAATTTGACGGCTGGCCAAATCTCTGGTCTCTAAtagcagctgtttgcaggatgcattGCGATGTGGTCAATAACTGTAGtatgatgatggtgaaacaaagtaaagtttgtttcagtgctgttctgtaccaccagactacagagtgGTTTGTTTCCTTAGGGACTGCtcaattcattaattcatcatTAATTGCCCCCCTGGGTGTTTAGAATTGAATTTAGAGGAAGCTGCATTTAATCTGGTAAATGACCTCCAGCGATTTCGCTCAGCtcggctgagttgcattgtgggtaatgtaggcaccatgtTTCGAAAAGGAAGAAGGACGTGTTATAATACATTACCCGCattgcaacttagccactgaatgacatcaccGGAGGTCATTAATCAGATTATATGCAGCTttttctggagccacaaaaggcttcatacaCTTTGAAAACACACTCAGACGTGTAAAATTGgatattagttttttgtgcacaCAGCATtggaaaaaattacatttttaaaaatcctgCGGCAACATGTGTTCCCAAAAATAATGTATCTGTTGCTCTGGAAAATCCATAGACCTTATGTTAGCAGCTTTAAGTCGAAGCACTTTCTACCAAATAGTTCCAATTGAAATTGTGTTAACGTTGTTCCACGGAACTCATGGTGCAACTTTATTAAGTTAATATTTTTCCCATACTGTATTGAGGTGGAAGtagacatttaaaaaacgaaTACCTAAGATCCTGGAGAAATTAATGGAAGCTACCTGTATTTCTTAGTACTGCAAGTGGCAAACGAGTATATTTTCTCCCTTAACGGCCAAACTTACACCACAGTATGATCCAGAAGCGCACCCTAATTAAAGTTCATTATGTCACTGAATGCATAGAGATGATTTTAAGATATCCAGTGCCTCATTACAAGATGATGCATGACCTATCAAAGTTACAGAGTGAATGTTTAATCATGAGGAGAGTTGTAATCTCAGTTCAGAACAATTAGTTGTCCGCTATCAATGGAAGAGGAGCTTTTCTGCTCTACCAGGCATGATATTAATTACTGCTTCAATGATTCCCCGATGGGTGTTACAGCAGATTTTATGCTTTTGCTCACTGCAAAGTGTCCCTTTAAGTATACTGTAAAGTATACAGTGTATTCCTTGTGGAAGACATGAGTTACTTTGGCCACTTTCGCATACTTTTTCTGTGCTCACTGCCGTTTCCTGTCCTTAAAATACCCAGAAGACAAATGGCAGTTAATGGAAGTCCTCTCTCCTTTATGAGTTACAAGAACACATTTGTTTCTTTAATTACCCGTATTCCATCGCTGAAGTGGAGGCTATTAATGTAATCCTGCAGGATGACGTTGCGAGCAGGACATGTTCCTGTATATAGTACAATGTGACAGCACCAGTGACCGGGGTCGGGCCTAAAGTCATCGTTTGCTTGGAAGACAACGAGCCCTTTGGATCGAATGCATCTGCGTTACCTGCAGAGTTTTAGGTTCATAGTTGATTTCACAACAGGTTTAAATTGTTGCTGAGTTTTTAGATTTAGTCCTTATTATTTATAGTGTTTATGCTGACTGTGCATAAAACCATAACCAATCAAGGACAGACACCACAAGCAGTAGATAAGACCAGGTGATGTCTCCAGTGTCCAATCTAATGTATGACCCAGCAACTCTGCCTGTCTGTTATTGgcttcttaagtatataaaggGCTATATAGTACATATACTTCAGTATATCATCCAGGAAAGGTATTGTTGTTGTATTATAATACCCACAGTGACCCAGAGTCAGTGCATCATAATAGCTCCTCTCACATTTTATGACCATAGTTTCTAACATGATAAAATGATAACCGTTTCTGGCTTTTAATCACAGGACTAATTTTCCAAAAGTTATAGGtgcatttcacttttatttggaTGCTGAGAGCTGTTACTTCCACATCCTGCAGTTAGTATTTATAGTCCACAATAACAAATGTGCGCCTGATGTGTTGTAAAGAGtccttgtttttgtctccacccTGTGGCAGCATCGACCGTCTACAGtctatttctttctttagtgtgatttgagttttttattgaatttaaatGGGTTGGTACAACATAACATAGAAACCTTCCAGTTTAGATATTTCAACAGCCACTACAATATAATCCACTGACTGTAGAACAAGGAGATCTACCCAAGAGAAGGCAAGGCACAGTTAGCCATCACAGCCAAAAAGTATTCATTAAACAAATTATTAAATAAGTAAGAATATTGATAATAgtagaaaaaagacagaaaaaaaaaacaataacagcgTGAGCTACAACCACAATAATAGTGACAATAATAACCTGAAAAATatgcagataaataaataaagaaggtAACATTTAGGGAGAGATAAACAGAACCACAGTTATGAGTCCGGGTTTTCAGCCAGAGAGATATGATTCCAAAAAGCCCCCCATGTTGGTCCCTTAGTGTGGTTTGCGTCATTCCTCCTGATCAACATGGATTCATATGAGGCAGTTTTTATCATATAGTTAACCCATTCCTTCATTTCTGGGAGTTTGGCTGATTTCCAATAAATGAGTACCATTGTGGCAGCTGTGGTTAACCCAGCCATAACCACTGAAAATTCATCTTTCTTCTTTGGATATATTGTGTTCTTGTGAGCTGTCTCTGAGTAAACACAGCCTTGGGGATATTGGCAACGTCCTGCCCAGCCACTCACTCATACATCTGACAATTTTGCTCCAGAAGGGTTGAACAAGTAAACACTCCCAAATACAATGTGAAAAAGTTCCCCTTTCTTCCTGACATTTCCAACACAAGTTATTGCTTGATAGTCCCATCCTACGCAGTCTAGTCGGTGTCCAGTAGTACCTGTGGATTATTCTGTAttgagtaaatttacttttGGACTCCCTGAGAAATTTACCAGTATATGACAAAATGTTTAACAACTCCTCTTCAACATACATCCCTAGTCCTTTTGCCACACTCCTCTTAAGCTGTCACAACTATTACTGAGGAGTTCATTGGTCAGTCTATAAAAGATGGAGGACTTAAGGTGTTCCGCTGGCAATCTGAGAAAGTCTGTGATGGGATTTCTCTTCTTATACCGAGTCCCTTGTGCGAGACAGCTCCTAATTTGTAGATACTTCCAAAAGTGACCTTTCCCTATGAGGGCGTATCTCCTAGTCAGATCTATacatgacatgaaaacacaattctGATACAGGTCACCCACCCGACACATACGGTGTTCGGTGTTTTCCCAGTCTCTATCTTTCTTATCTTTTTTCCTAAGATAGTTGCCACCcctctgtatttctttttattattttaaaataagatTTAAGAAAAATAACCAGGTACACAaacctgttttatttattaactaCAGACagtattaaaacataaaacatcccCCTGTTTAGGTTTATACTGTTCCAGTGATGACAgggtgtcttttttttctctccttcaagtaacaattaaaacaataacCATTTAATGTAATTATTACATATGACTTAGAAAATGCAAAGACACATACAGTCCTCCCTGCTCATCTTTGTTTTGAAAGAAGGGACTCAACTCAGCCTTACATGATACAGAACAGTAGAGACATGAGCTGCAGACATACTGTCACAGTGTGTGCTCTACTAAACTTAAGTCCGAGGGTCCGACATGCCAGTTCACAGtctccctttttttaaattgttccTTCATCACTGTTTCTCCTGCTGAGCCTccaagtgtttgtgtgcggCTCTCAGTGTGTCCTGCAGGTCTTTGTACCGAGCCAGAGTGCAGGCTTCCTCCAGCCGGGCCCAGCGGTAGTCCTGGTGCTCGTCAGACAAAGTCACTGCCGTCCCTGGGTCTCTCAGCTCGGCCAACCAGTACAGCACCTCTTTGGGTCGGCCTCGCACCTCGTAGCGAAGCTCCTGCAGAAAGCCATCAATCACCCGAAGGTGCTCCACCCCCAGCCCTGCCTCCTCCCGGGTCTCTCTCAGAGCTGTGGTGAGGTCGTCCTCACCTGGGTCCACATGACCTGATGGTGAACAAGTTAAGAGTTGTATTTAGCCGGTTCGTATCTATCATCAGCTACATCATAAAAGTACTGTTTTTGAACGTGTTAACACCTTTGGGTGGGGTCCAGTGGTGTTCCCCATAAGATGTCTGCAAGAGGAGGTACTCGATGTTGTCTGGTGGAGGGACACAACTGGCTAGACGACGAAAAATGATGAAGCCACAAGCACGCAGCGCCATCTCCCTGTTCAACAactttacaaacacattttgttttatagtAGGCACTAAAGTAAGCACACAAAAtaggattttttaaatttttataaTTAACAATctgatctttttgtttttaaaatagtttcAGTACTTTTGTTACCGTTAAATGTGGATATTGTATCAGATATACACATTGTATGGAAAAAGTATCAAAGTATGAATCCTTTCCATAACCCTGCATTACAAAAACAGTGTTATATGAGTACATGCTAAGTGCAATGATATGTTCTTACTTTTTCACAATTTTGTTTCTACACGATGTGGTAATATTATTGGACAGGTAAAGGCTGTATTTAGGTGGTATGACATCGAATATTACACCTTAACAAATGTTCAGTAAAGGCGCATGTGTTTACTCAGCCTACGTTAATATGTTTTATCAGTTCTGTTTACTAACACTGCTTGACATTGAAAGTTAAAGTCATTATGTGGCATTTTAAAGAAGgaaacctttttttcctccaaaatatCTAAGAGAATAATGGATACCACACATCAGCATGGGAATGAAAGTCACCATACTGTACAATGCCACCAGCTGCCCTTATTCTGTAAATCTAAACCTTTAAGCGCAGGTTTTCCTGTTTAACATACTGGCCTATTTTGAGCCTTTGCTGGAGAGCCAACCAGTTGAAACAAAGTCCACCAGTGTTACAGGAGTTAGCCTGAGCCTGCCACGAAAAGATTAGCACACACTGCAGCTAGTGCTGATTCTTTGACCGATTTAACAGTTTGACAGGCTCATGCACCACACTGCTGCgacagttttattgttttagtaACGTTAGAGCAAAGTGTATCTAtgtaagctagttagcttgcTGCTCTGCCCGCACAGgtgaaatgtcaaacattttattgactGGACCGAACATGTTATAGTTTCTACTGTCACTGCGGAGGCAAAGTGTGACGAGTATTATTTGCTCAACTTGAAAAATGTGAGAAACTTACGGTCTATTCACTGTGACAATCTGTGTTTGGGCGCAGTTACTTTCTCATCGTCTCAGAGTACTGCAGAGCTCCGCGGTGCACTGAGAAATTACTCCGGTGCGCTTAAAGAACCCACACAAACAGTTCCGCTTTGTAAAATTGCTCCGACAGCACCTGTAACAAAAATGGTAACAAAACTACAGCAATGCAAACAATATCAACGTCCCTTTTTTCAGTAGCCTGATGTATATTTGGTATTAtgatattttgatatatataaatatatatgtgatATTTTAATATCAAAAAGTCATGAGGCAGAATGGCTGTAGTGTGGTATAATATTATATTGTACTGATACAACTATGTAAAATACACACAATGTTTTATTATATAGTATTATGTTCATAGAAAGactattgttttcattattgatttttCGTTCTTGCAATGATTATTACGACTTTATAGGCTACTGTTGGGTATGTTATTCCATTTAAAGTGCAATGTGCTAGAATTTTTGGTTAAATttttaacagaatgtgaagtaATAAGAgatgtctgtgtattgtgttgagATATCCACTGACGTtggcatgctaatcagctagccccaGCACATTCCCAGACACCACTCCCAGCTCAGACTCCCAGCTAGCTGCCGGCTGgatgagctaactagctaatggcagcttcAGTTAGCAGCAAGGACGTTTTATTACatctggacacagtgttggaggtggagccccATTCAtgcctatgaaagctgctcagaggtgttttgaagccaaaaaagcttgacTATCCTGATCttcttaaaaataatttaatcatgcGACTCTCATAGACGTTCCAAAATTTTATTGGACGAATGGTTCCAGTTATGACACTGAGTCATTTTGCGGGGGTTGTGATGGTAAAAACCACCACTGTATCCATGGTTTGCCCTACACTAAAGCTGGTTTCAAAGCCGGGCGCTCCCTCGGGGGGCTTGAACCAAAGAGAAACCCagcagctagctgttagcagtgGTTAGCCATTAGCCCTTATTTCTTTGGAGTATGAGTTCAAAAGGGTAGCAAATTcataaatattgcaccttttattatgtattattttatatttattgtatattttgtttattgatAGTAGCTTATAACTATGGGCCTAGCagcaatataaataaatgtgtcaaagtaaaaataaagtataaataataaaaactcaTTACACtacatacattacattattGCCCTCTGAAATGTTATGGAGTAGAAGTCTAAAGTATCAGAAAATAgaagtactcaagtaaagtacaagtatggcaaaactgtactgtacatgtttaGTACTTAAGTGAATGTACTTTTCTGCTTTGCACTGCTGCAACAACTGCAGATGATGATTATCAGAGTTAGAATCATTCAGGGGCACAAACCAGGTGAAGACGATAAAGTCTTAATAAATAATATCAatttatattttgatttcaATGGATTCATCCTGTTACAAATCTCTCACAGTTCCAGATTAAACAAATGGTTTGATGATGAAGTACGTGTTTCTTCACTATCAAGAAGCTGGTGTGCCTGCGGGGAGACAGATAAGAAATGTACCCAGTGTAGATAGGGCAAACTGAAGAAAGCTTGAGTCTGAAGATAAAAGAGATGGGGCCTCCTTCCCACGCAAGCCGAGCTGTCAGCAGTACACTTGTTCAGCTTGACGGAGGAGAACACCGCCGCTATGTTTAAaggtaaaaacagaaacacacccaAAATACTcgttttgtaatttttaagtaaaaaataaatcggaaaagggagagaaagacagaaagaaaggcAGGGACGATGCAATAACATCGTGTAACTTTGAAAGAATTGTACAAATGTAGCCATTGGTCCATAAAGGCTTCGTatttataatgttttgttttcctgacaCAAACAATTATTTTGCTCTTCTGCTTTTCCTTCCTTCATGTCATTGTCTGTGGTTTAGCCTGAGGCCTCAGGACATGTGACTTTCAATGCTGCTACTACGGTGCTTACTCAGCCTGCACTGACAGGCTCATTATTCCACTCCGCTCTACATGAATCACACTTGGGGGTCAGGTTTCCCTACATCCAGTATGATATTTTTGATACTGACTGTCAGAGAGATTAAACATGAATGTAGGACCTCTCTGGAAGACCAATGCCAGTGTACAATTTTGACATCCAAATTTATATATATGTCACTGTATTTGGCCCACTTGTGTCATTTCTGATCTGCTCGGGGATCTGGCTGTTTTTAGGGTTTAACTAGACATGATGAGACAGATATTAGGGATTTTTATTGCAGGTCTGAGTATGTTCGGCGTAAAGCTGATAAGTGCCAAGAGAAGTCCTTGCTTGGATTCTTCAAGATGAATGTTCTGGAGGAGTCGTGGAATTAATTTAAGCTGACAACTGTGATGGGAGGTGCCAACACAATAATCCCAGTGACTAATCCAAAAGCCACACTTTTCATGTGTAGTTGGGACTTAAGTTGCACTTCTCACCTGGAAATACAGCACAGTCACTGTGCTACAAAGATGGCATTGATTGCAGGATCCTTACAACCATTCTTGCTATTTGGTAAAGCAAAATAAAGTGTTTCTTTATGATAAATACTAAATTGTGATATGTCCTGCTTGCCATCTAAACAGCATTTCTCAAAGGCCTGGGAAAGCCCAACGGAGAGCTCCATTTTGTGGGGAAGAAGG
It includes:
- the nudt2 gene encoding bis(5'-nucleosyl)-tetraphosphatase [asymmetrical], which translates into the protein MALRACGFIIFRRLASCVPPPDNIEYLLLQTSYGEHHWTPPKGHVDPGEDDLTTALRETREEAGLGVEHLRVIDGFLQELRYEVRGRPKEVLYWLAELRDPGTAVTLSDEHQDYRWARLEEACTLARYKDLQDTLRAAHKHLEAQQEKQ